One Microbacterium keratanolyticum DNA window includes the following coding sequences:
- a CDS encoding CDP-alcohol phosphatidyltransferase family protein, which yields MSRLSYEEARRTLTSARKAGAGVPAYLRWVNRPLGGQAAILAASWGWTPNGVTALSAALGAFGLGILVIITESWAPPVAALLLLAGYILDSADGQLARIQGRGGPAGEWLDHVVDGVRAPLVHIAIAVALVRADAPAWLVVVAALFSVLVSGWFLSQLLAEKLLPKAPPRSDDARRSAIESFMKQPQDPSTTYLVLALFPLALPFAVAYTALFAWHVLIFAASLRRKFAQLRTL from the coding sequence ATGAGCAGGCTCTCCTACGAAGAGGCGCGACGGACGCTCACATCCGCCCGCAAGGCGGGTGCGGGCGTCCCCGCGTATCTCCGCTGGGTGAACCGTCCGCTCGGAGGACAAGCCGCGATTCTCGCCGCGAGCTGGGGCTGGACGCCCAACGGCGTCACCGCGCTGAGCGCCGCCCTCGGCGCGTTCGGCCTCGGGATCCTCGTCATCATCACCGAGTCATGGGCACCACCGGTCGCGGCGCTCCTGCTGCTGGCGGGGTACATCCTCGATTCCGCCGACGGGCAGCTCGCCCGCATCCAGGGCCGGGGCGGGCCCGCCGGCGAATGGCTCGATCATGTCGTCGACGGCGTGCGTGCGCCGCTCGTGCACATCGCGATCGCCGTGGCGCTCGTACGTGCGGACGCGCCCGCCTGGCTCGTGGTCGTCGCGGCGCTGTTCTCGGTGCTCGTCTCGGGGTGGTTCCTCTCGCAGCTGCTCGCTGAGAAGCTGCTTCCCAAGGCCCCTCCCCGTTCCGACGACGCCCGGCGCAGCGCCATCGAGTCCTTCATGAAGCAGCCGCAAGATCCGTCCACGACGTATCTGGTCCTCGCGCTCTTCCCGCTCGCCCTGCCTTTCGCCGTCGCCTACACGGCATTGTTCGCCTGGCACGTGCTGATCTTCGCGGCGTCACTGCGCCGGAAGTTCGCGCAGCTGCGCACCCTGTGA